A genomic segment from Microcella flavibacter encodes:
- the ccsB gene encoding c-type cytochrome biogenesis protein CcsB, giving the protein MGIASPAAAACGGYASRSATATTLAPEPPTQGVSGTDPSQAGEPSGTPAGCQGTATTDRSRLGLLPARTPYDDPVTEQFAAYSLLAVYSAMGVYTIAFILFTLDLAKRSSATRTIPVGIEVGADNARAVGRSGAEGGSSSTLLLERLPSARERDADAGGTRYQRAAFALTLVAFALHMGAVVTRGIAAGRVPWVNMFEFGLTATAMGVMTFLLVQIWRDVRFLGAYITGFSLLALGIVTVNFYVDVVPLPPALQSIWIVIHVLVASLATGFFAIGAGLSILQLIRARAAASAAEGLRFVQTLPGASTLESLAYRVNVVGFVFWTFTLIAGAIWAERAWGRYWGWDTKEVWTFIIWVLFAGYIHARATRGWRGTRSAWLSIIGFSAVLFNYGVVNIFFKGLHAYSGLTSSVPSG; this is encoded by the coding sequence GTGGGCATCGCCTCGCCGGCAGCGGCCGCATGCGGCGGGTACGCATCGCGCTCGGCGACGGCCACGACACTCGCGCCCGAGCCGCCAACGCAGGGCGTCAGCGGTACAGACCCGTCGCAGGCGGGAGAGCCCTCCGGTACGCCGGCCGGTTGCCAGGGCACGGCGACCACTGACCGCTCCCGACTCGGTCTGCTCCCAGCCAGGACGCCGTACGATGACCCCGTGACAGAACAGTTCGCGGCGTACTCGCTGCTCGCCGTCTACTCCGCGATGGGCGTTTACACCATCGCATTCATCCTCTTCACTCTGGACCTGGCGAAACGCTCGTCGGCGACGCGGACCATCCCGGTCGGGATCGAGGTCGGCGCTGACAACGCTCGTGCCGTCGGTCGATCGGGCGCCGAGGGCGGTTCGAGCTCCACTCTTCTGCTCGAGAGGCTTCCCTCCGCCCGTGAACGGGACGCCGATGCCGGTGGAACCAGGTATCAGCGAGCGGCCTTCGCGCTCACGCTCGTGGCGTTCGCTCTTCATATGGGTGCTGTCGTCACCCGCGGGATCGCCGCCGGGCGGGTGCCGTGGGTCAACATGTTCGAGTTCGGCTTGACGGCCACGGCGATGGGCGTCATGACGTTCCTGCTCGTGCAGATCTGGCGCGACGTGCGCTTCCTCGGCGCGTACATCACGGGGTTCTCGTTGCTGGCGCTCGGCATCGTCACGGTCAACTTCTACGTCGACGTGGTTCCTCTTCCGCCCGCGCTCCAGTCGATCTGGATCGTGATCCACGTTCTCGTCGCGAGCCTCGCCACCGGGTTCTTCGCCATCGGCGCGGGGCTGTCGATCTTGCAGCTGATCCGGGCGCGGGCAGCCGCATCCGCGGCGGAGGGCTTGAGATTCGTGCAGACCCTGCCCGGAGCATCGACCCTCGAATCGCTTGCGTACCGTGTCAACGTCGTCGGCTTCGTCTTCTGGACCTTCACTCTCATCGCTGGCGCCATTTGGGCGGAACGCGCATGGGGCCGGTACTGGGGCTGGGACACGAAGGAGGTCTGGACTTTCATCATCTGGGTCCTGTTCGCGGGGTACATCCACGCGCGAGCCACGCGCGGGTGGCGCGGCACCCGATCGGCATGGCTCTCCATCATCGGCTTCAGCGCGGTGCTGTTCAACTACGGCGTCGTCAACATCTTCTTCAAGGGGTTGCACGCCTACAGCGGCCTCACCTCCTCAGTCCCGAGCGGCTGA
- a CDS encoding 1,4-dihydroxy-2-naphthoate polyprenyltransferase, with product MAPTSKKKPRTRSGNPARSGDPASRSTKAARSGNPAAASRATARDWIAGARLRTLTLAISPVALGTAIAFVTEGYDLGLALLCLALAVFLQIGVNYANDYSDGVRGTDAVRVGPRRLTGGGLAPARTVLIVALVFFGLGAAAGLAVVVLSGQYWLLIVGAIAIAAAWFYTGGKKPYGYSGFGELVAFLFFGPVAVIGTTYVQIGEMPLDAVIAGVIAGLFAAAVMLVNNIRDIEQDGVAAKRTLAVRLGDRAARILFGVLLLVAFGLVGYFCVFYVYAPYVYFALLLAAPVVLIVLTARTAAELVLALKMTSAAALVTGASLAAAIAF from the coding sequence GTGGCCCCGACGTCGAAGAAGAAGCCCCGCACCCGCTCCGGCAACCCGGCGCGCAGCGGCGATCCCGCCTCGCGCAGCACGAAGGCGGCCCGTTCGGGCAACCCGGCAGCGGCATCCCGCGCCACCGCCCGCGACTGGATCGCCGGCGCCCGGCTGCGCACGCTGACCCTCGCGATCTCGCCCGTCGCGCTCGGCACGGCGATCGCCTTCGTCACCGAGGGCTACGACTTGGGGCTCGCGCTGCTCTGCCTCGCGCTCGCGGTCTTCCTGCAGATCGGCGTCAACTACGCCAACGACTACTCCGACGGCGTGCGCGGCACCGATGCGGTGCGCGTCGGCCCGCGTCGGCTCACCGGCGGCGGGCTCGCCCCCGCCCGCACCGTGCTCATCGTCGCGCTGGTCTTCTTCGGTCTCGGCGCGGCGGCCGGTCTCGCCGTCGTCGTGCTGAGCGGGCAGTACTGGCTGCTCATCGTCGGCGCCATCGCGATCGCGGCGGCCTGGTTCTACACGGGCGGCAAGAAGCCGTACGGCTACTCGGGATTCGGCGAGCTCGTCGCCTTCCTGTTCTTCGGCCCCGTCGCGGTCATCGGCACGACCTACGTGCAGATCGGCGAGATGCCGCTCGACGCGGTAATCGCGGGCGTCATCGCCGGGCTCTTCGCCGCCGCGGTCATGCTCGTGAACAACATCCGCGACATCGAGCAGGACGGCGTCGCCGCCAAGCGCACCCTCGCCGTTCGCCTCGGCGACCGAGCCGCGCGCATCCTCTTCGGGGTGCTGCTGCTCGTGGCCTTCGGCCTCGTCGGCTACTTCTGCGTGTTCTACGTCTACGCGCCGTACGTGTACTTCGCGCTGCTGCTCGCGGCGCCCGTCGTGCTCATCGTGCTCACGGCGCGCACGGCCGCCGAGCTCGTGCTCGCGCTCAAGATGACCTCGGCGGCGGCGCTCGTCACGGGCGCCTCGCTCGCGGCCGCGATCGCCTTCTAG
- a CDS encoding histidine phosphatase family protein — MPADIVHLVRHGEVHNPKRVLYGRLEGFGLSELGHRMAASAVAALAGHPVTALYASPLQRARESAAPWAEAFGLEPHIDERIIEPTNRFEGKRMNKRTVMHPKHWHLMRDPSVPTWGEPFAQIAARVLAAMEDAHRSIDGGEIVMVSHQLPIWMAHRAVAGERLAHDPRKRRCSLSSVTSFAWRDGAFTEIDYQDPAADLLEQSTDLGAV, encoded by the coding sequence ATGCCCGCCGACATCGTCCACCTCGTGCGCCACGGCGAGGTGCACAACCCGAAGCGCGTGCTCTACGGGCGGCTCGAGGGGTTCGGCTTGAGCGAGCTGGGACACCGGATGGCCGCCTCGGCGGTCGCGGCGCTCGCCGGGCATCCCGTCACCGCGCTCTACGCCTCGCCCCTGCAGCGCGCCCGCGAATCGGCGGCGCCCTGGGCCGAGGCCTTCGGGCTCGAGCCGCACATCGACGAGCGCATCATCGAGCCGACGAACCGCTTCGAGGGCAAGCGCATGAACAAGCGCACGGTCATGCACCCCAAGCACTGGCACCTCATGCGCGACCCCTCGGTGCCGACCTGGGGCGAGCCCTTCGCGCAGATCGCTGCGCGCGTGCTCGCCGCGATGGAGGACGCGCACCGCTCGATCGACGGCGGCGAGATCGTCATGGTCAGCCACCAGCTGCCGATCTGGATGGCGCACCGGGCGGTCGCCGGTGAGCGCCTCGCGCACGACCCCCGCAAGCGGCGCTGCTCGCTCTCGAGCGTCACGAGCTTCGCCTGGCGCGACGGCGCGTTCACTGAGATCGACTATCAGGATCCGGCGGCAGACTTGCTCGAACAATCCACCGACCTGGGAGCAGTATGA
- a CDS encoding PLD nuclease N-terminal domain-containing protein, whose protein sequence is MARVIVVLIVIAVAFTIYTLVDVLMTERGRVRGLQKPLWAVVVVLLPVIGGILWLIVGKARRGPGTRSRVIAPDDDPEFLGTLRREDVAERADQEERLRRLEQELSDLDDDTRDDNAQR, encoded by the coding sequence ATGGCCAGAGTCATCGTCGTCCTCATCGTGATCGCCGTCGCGTTCACCATCTACACCCTGGTCGACGTGCTCATGACCGAGCGGGGCCGCGTGCGCGGCCTGCAGAAGCCCCTCTGGGCGGTCGTGGTCGTGCTGCTGCCCGTCATCGGCGGCATCCTCTGGCTCATCGTCGGCAAGGCCCGCCGCGGCCCCGGCACGCGCTCGCGCGTCATCGCCCCCGACGACGACCCCGAGTTCCTCGGCACCCTGCGCCGGGAGGACGTCGCCGAGCGCGCCGACCAGGAGGAGCGCCTGCGCCGCCTCGAGCAGGAGCTCAGCGACCTCGACGATGACACCCGCGACGACAACGCCCAGCGCTAG
- the resB gene encoding cytochrome c biogenesis protein ResB: protein MEPLRPSDHHDSVVEPAAPAGIAQPKLGVAGWIRFAWRQLTSMRTALVLLLLLAVAAIPGSLVPQRGADPNGVIQYEQRNPELFPVLDALQLFDTYTSPWFSAIYLLLFVSLIGCIIPRTIHHARALRSRPPKTPARLNRLVGYVEYSAEHSTVEAELARAEALLKKGRYRVERYGDSLSAERGYLRETGNLVFHMALIGVLATVGFAGGFQYNGAKILVEDQTFVNVRGDWDTLKPGRFFDDRQLEPFTVRLDSFDAEWQLDQETGIVQPLDFTASVTTTEGGVEAERQIRVNEPIAIGGTNVYLLGHGFAPVVTVRDPAGVEVFSEPIPFLPQDSNLTSLGVVKVPTGLDEQLGMLGFFYPSALTLDSGALTSAYPEPDRPVLTFNAFVGDLGLDDGVSRNAYSLSTDGLEQITGGDTGRDSLVLGLGESAQLPNGLGTVEFTALPRFVSVEIHHDPTQAGVLISSILIVAGLLVSLFVPRRRLWVVAEQEGDDVRLQYAGLARGDDPNIEQAVDEFARAHRGEAADAGRDTAADADRDHSGAITAR, encoded by the coding sequence GTGGAACCGTTACGCCCCTCTGACCATCACGACTCCGTCGTCGAGCCCGCTGCGCCCGCGGGCATCGCGCAGCCGAAGCTCGGGGTCGCGGGATGGATCCGGTTCGCCTGGCGACAGCTCACCAGCATGCGCACGGCGCTCGTGCTGCTCCTGCTGCTCGCCGTGGCCGCCATCCCCGGATCGCTCGTCCCCCAGCGCGGGGCGGACCCGAACGGCGTCATCCAGTACGAGCAGCGCAATCCCGAGCTGTTCCCGGTGCTCGATGCCCTCCAGCTCTTCGACACCTACACCTCGCCGTGGTTCTCGGCCATCTACCTGCTGCTGTTCGTCTCGCTCATCGGCTGCATCATCCCTCGCACGATCCACCATGCCCGGGCGCTCCGGTCGCGCCCGCCGAAGACTCCGGCACGCCTCAACAGGCTCGTGGGATACGTCGAGTACTCGGCCGAGCACTCGACGGTCGAGGCCGAGCTCGCGAGGGCCGAAGCGCTGCTGAAGAAGGGTCGGTACCGCGTCGAGCGATACGGCGATTCGCTCTCGGCCGAGCGAGGCTACCTGCGCGAGACGGGCAACCTCGTCTTCCACATGGCCCTCATCGGGGTGCTCGCGACGGTCGGTTTCGCGGGCGGGTTCCAATACAACGGAGCGAAGATCCTCGTCGAGGACCAGACCTTCGTCAACGTGCGGGGCGATTGGGACACGCTTAAGCCGGGCCGATTCTTCGACGATCGACAGCTGGAGCCGTTCACCGTACGACTCGACTCGTTCGACGCCGAGTGGCAGCTCGATCAGGAGACCGGGATCGTGCAACCCCTCGACTTCACCGCCTCCGTCACCACGACCGAAGGCGGCGTCGAGGCGGAGCGGCAGATCCGGGTCAACGAGCCGATCGCGATCGGCGGAACGAACGTCTACCTCCTCGGTCACGGATTCGCTCCGGTCGTCACCGTGAGGGACCCTGCGGGTGTCGAGGTCTTCAGCGAGCCGATCCCCTTCCTGCCGCAGGACTCGAACCTCACGAGCCTCGGAGTCGTAAAGGTGCCGACCGGGCTGGATGAGCAGCTCGGGATGCTCGGATTCTTCTACCCCTCCGCACTCACGCTCGACTCCGGCGCACTGACGAGCGCGTACCCGGAGCCGGATCGGCCGGTGCTCACCTTCAATGCTTTCGTCGGAGATCTCGGTCTCGACGACGGCGTGTCCCGCAACGCCTACTCGCTGTCGACGGATGGTCTCGAGCAGATCACGGGAGGCGACACCGGTCGGGATTCGCTCGTCCTCGGGCTCGGTGAGTCCGCGCAGTTGCCGAACGGGCTCGGCACCGTGGAGTTCACCGCGCTGCCGCGGTTCGTCAGCGTCGAGATCCACCATGATCCGACGCAGGCTGGGGTGCTGATCTCCTCGATCCTCATCGTCGCGGGGCTCCTCGTCAGCCTCTTCGTTCCTCGGCGGCGCCTGTGGGTGGTCGCCGAGCAGGAGGGCGACGACGTGCGCCTGCAGTACGCGGGTCTTGCGCGTGGCGACGACCCGAACATCGAGCAGGCCGTCGACGAGTTCGCGCGGGCGCATCGCGGCGAGGCGGCGGATGCCGGGCGCGACACCGCGGCGGATGCCGACCGCGACCACTCCGGCGCGATCACCGCACGCTGA
- a CDS encoding cytochrome c biogenesis CcdA family protein, which translates to MVNPIGEIVFSGSLLLALPIALAAGFIAFASPCVLPLVPSYLGYVSGLAGPADDRPERRRLLLGVLLFVLGFSIVFVGFSLVFAAAGLFVQQYLDVITRVAGVIIIVMGLVFIGQVSFLQRTLKPRFRVATGLGGAPLLGIVFGLGWAPCVGPTLVAVGTLSMTEGGLGRAALIGLAYCLGLGIPFLLVALGFRWVTRANAWLKKHIRAINIVGGILLIVIGLAMVTGLWQLFVSSLGAVIGGTVTPL; encoded by the coding sequence ATGGTGAATCCGATCGGCGAGATCGTCTTCAGCGGCTCGCTCCTCCTGGCTCTCCCCATTGCGCTTGCAGCGGGGTTCATCGCCTTCGCCTCACCGTGCGTGCTCCCGCTCGTGCCCAGCTACCTCGGCTACGTGAGCGGACTCGCCGGTCCCGCAGACGACCGGCCGGAGCGCCGCAGGCTGCTGCTCGGGGTGCTGCTGTTCGTCCTCGGCTTCAGCATCGTGTTCGTCGGATTCTCTCTCGTGTTTGCCGCGGCGGGCCTGTTCGTGCAGCAGTACCTCGATGTGATCACGCGCGTCGCCGGAGTCATCATCATCGTGATGGGGCTCGTCTTCATCGGGCAGGTGTCGTTCCTGCAACGCACGCTCAAGCCGCGCTTCCGCGTCGCGACCGGGCTCGGCGGGGCGCCGCTGCTCGGCATCGTCTTCGGACTCGGCTGGGCCCCCTGCGTGGGCCCGACGCTCGTCGCCGTCGGAACTCTCTCCATGACAGAAGGTGGCCTCGGCCGGGCGGCGTTGATCGGTTTGGCGTACTGCCTGGGTCTCGGCATACCGTTCCTGCTCGTCGCGCTCGGATTCCGCTGGGTGACGCGGGCGAACGCGTGGCTGAAGAAGCACATCCGCGCGATCAACATCGTCGGGGGCATCCTGCTCATCGTCATCGGTCTCGCCATGGTCACCGGCCTCTGGCAGCTATTCGTCTCGAGCCTCGGGGCGGTGATCGGTGGAACCGTTACGCCCCTCTGA
- a CDS encoding 1,4-dihydroxy-2-naphthoyl-CoA synthase, with product MAESPVSELFDPERWRPAERMGALTDITYHLDTTGRIARIAFDRPEVRNAFRPHTVDELYRALDDARQDPRIGAVLLTGNGPSGKDGGWAFCSGGDQRIRGRSGYQYAEGETAESVDPGKASRLHILEVQRLIRFMPKVVIAVVPGWAAGGGHSLHVVCDLTIASREHARFKQTDADVGSFDAGYGSAYLAKQVGQKVAREIFFLAREYDAQRAYDMGTVNAVVPHAELEATAIDWAETVLTKSPTAIRMLKYAMNLPDDGMVGQQLFAGEATRLAYGTDEAVEGRDSFLQKRAPDWSPYPWRY from the coding sequence ATGGCAGAGTCCCCGGTCTCCGAGCTGTTCGACCCCGAGCGCTGGCGCCCGGCCGAGCGCATGGGCGCGCTCACCGACATCACGTACCACCTCGACACGACGGGCCGCATCGCGCGCATCGCCTTCGACCGGCCGGAGGTGCGCAACGCGTTCCGCCCGCACACGGTCGACGAGCTGTACCGGGCGCTCGATGACGCGCGGCAGGATCCGCGCATCGGGGCGGTGCTGCTCACCGGCAACGGCCCGAGCGGGAAGGACGGCGGCTGGGCGTTCTGCTCGGGCGGCGACCAGCGCATCCGCGGGCGCAGCGGGTACCAGTACGCCGAGGGGGAGACGGCCGAGAGCGTCGACCCGGGCAAGGCCAGCCGGCTGCACATCCTCGAGGTGCAGCGCCTCATCCGCTTCATGCCGAAGGTCGTCATCGCCGTCGTGCCCGGCTGGGCGGCCGGCGGCGGCCACTCCCTGCACGTCGTCTGCGACCTCACGATCGCGAGCCGCGAGCACGCCCGCTTCAAGCAGACCGACGCCGACGTCGGATCCTTCGACGCCGGCTACGGCAGCGCCTACCTCGCCAAGCAGGTGGGCCAGAAGGTCGCCCGCGAGATCTTCTTCCTCGCCCGCGAGTACGACGCGCAGCGCGCCTACGACATGGGCACGGTCAACGCGGTCGTGCCGCACGCCGAGCTCGAGGCCACCGCGATCGACTGGGCCGAGACGGTGCTGACGAAGAGCCCGACGGCGATCCGCATGCTCAAGTACGCGATGAATCTTCCCGACGACGGGATGGTCGGCCAGCAGCTCTTCGCCGGCGAGGCCACCCGGCTCGCGTACGGCACCGACGAGGCCGTCGAGGGCCGCGACTCGTTCCTGCAGAAGCGCGCACCGGACTGGTCGCCGTACCCCTGGCGGTACTGA
- a CDS encoding TlpA family protein disulfide reductase, whose amino-acid sequence MKNRFATALAGAVATALVVSGCAPTEGDRLADEFRSGTGQGYISGDGAYTIVAPEDRQSPVSFQGVLDTGEPFDSDDLAGQVYVVNFWYASCPPCRVEAPDLQALSEEFAPQGVPFIGINIRDRAAQSLAFAEEFGITYPSIIDIESGAARLAFAGQVAPNAVPTTLVVDAQGRVAARISGLLTEPSTLRAMITDTLAESG is encoded by the coding sequence ATGAAGAATCGTTTCGCGACAGCCCTCGCCGGGGCCGTCGCCACCGCGCTCGTCGTGTCGGGTTGCGCGCCGACGGAGGGCGACCGTCTCGCCGACGAGTTCCGTTCGGGGACGGGCCAGGGGTACATCTCCGGCGACGGCGCGTACACGATCGTGGCTCCGGAGGACCGCCAGTCTCCCGTCTCTTTCCAAGGTGTCCTCGACACAGGAGAGCCTTTCGATTCCGACGATCTAGCCGGGCAGGTCTACGTGGTCAACTTCTGGTACGCCAGCTGCCCGCCCTGTCGCGTCGAAGCGCCTGACCTGCAGGCGCTGAGCGAGGAGTTCGCGCCGCAGGGTGTGCCATTCATCGGCATCAACATCCGCGACCGGGCCGCGCAGTCTCTGGCCTTCGCGGAGGAGTTCGGCATCACCTACCCCTCGATCATCGACATCGAGTCAGGCGCTGCCCGCCTTGCTTTTGCGGGGCAGGTCGCCCCGAACGCGGTGCCGACGACTCTGGTGGTGGATGCCCAGGGCCGGGTCGCCGCCCGCATCTCGGGCCTGCTGACCGAGCCCTCGACCCTGCGCGCGATGATCACCGACACCCTCGCCGAGTCGGGCTGA
- a CDS encoding o-succinylbenzoate synthase produces MRPTMDAPPPLETVLAVAHVVSIPLVTRFRGVTHREAVLLRGPAGWSEFSPFLEYDDAEAATWLAAALDDGWHDSAAPVLRQSIPVNATLPAVAPDAIAGILARFGACRTVKIKVAEPGQTLADDVERVRETRIMLGAAGRIRLDANGAWNLDEAEHALRALEQFDLEYVEQPCATVEELAELRRRVHRLGIPIAADESVRKAEDPLAVARAGAADVLVIKAAPLGGLDRALAIVAEAGLPAVVSSALDTSVGLSMGARLAARLPELEFDCGLGTGALLADDVTTEPVLPVDGAIGIGRVEVDGDALRRLAAPGPRDAWWRARLERCHALLAAGSA; encoded by the coding sequence ATGCGCCCGACGATGGATGCCCCGCCCCCGCTCGAGACCGTGCTCGCCGTGGCGCACGTCGTCTCGATCCCGCTCGTCACGCGGTTCCGCGGGGTGACGCACCGCGAGGCGGTGCTGCTGCGCGGCCCCGCCGGCTGGAGCGAGTTCAGCCCCTTCCTCGAGTACGACGACGCCGAGGCGGCGACGTGGCTGGCCGCGGCCCTCGACGACGGCTGGCACGACTCGGCGGCGCCCGTTCTTCGGCAGAGCATCCCCGTCAATGCGACGCTGCCCGCCGTCGCCCCCGACGCGATCGCCGGCATCCTCGCCCGGTTCGGCGCCTGCCGCACCGTGAAGATCAAGGTCGCCGAGCCCGGGCAGACCCTCGCCGACGACGTCGAGCGGGTGCGCGAGACGCGCATCATGCTCGGGGCCGCGGGGCGGATCCGGCTCGATGCGAACGGCGCCTGGAACCTCGACGAGGCCGAGCACGCCCTGCGCGCGCTCGAGCAGTTCGACCTCGAGTACGTCGAACAGCCCTGCGCGACCGTCGAGGAGCTCGCCGAGCTGCGCCGCCGCGTGCACCGCCTCGGCATCCCGATCGCGGCCGACGAGAGCGTGCGCAAGGCCGAGGACCCGCTGGCCGTCGCGCGCGCCGGAGCCGCCGATGTGCTCGTCATCAAGGCCGCGCCGCTGGGCGGCCTCGACCGCGCCCTCGCTATCGTCGCCGAGGCCGGGCTGCCCGCCGTCGTCTCGAGCGCCCTCGACACGAGCGTCGGCCTCTCGATGGGCGCGCGCCTCGCCGCGCGGCTGCCCGAGCTCGAGTTCGACTGCGGGCTCGGCACCGGCGCGCTGCTGGCCGACGACGTCACGACCGAGCCGGTGCTTCCCGTCGACGGCGCGATCGGCATCGGCCGCGTGGAGGTCGACGGGGATGCCCTGCGCCGGCTCGCCGCCCCCGGCCCGCGCGATGCCTGGTGGCGCGCCCGCCTCGAGCGCTGCCACGCGCTGCTGGCGGCGGGGTCGGCGTGA
- a CDS encoding AMP-binding protein, which yields MSRPLSVIDTSDPLACLLALREALGGGPAVLFRGGGANPVSTAPTEVEQRVALVVETSGSTGAPKRVALSADAVLASAAAADGALGAPGQWLLALPVHYIAGLNVLARSIASGTTPVVVPPGRMDAATVLAAVDRMTERTRYTALVPAQLLRLVDEAERASAAGDRALQTAIGGFDRILVGGQSTPAPLIDRALALGWRLTRTYGSSETCGGVVYDGRPIGQTQIRISDGRVELGGPTLAGYYLGDPARTERAFVEADDQRWYRTDDAGELVDGVLRVTGRIDDTIVTGGLKVRLGDVERIVREQPGLTDAVVVAGHHPEWGEVPVVVSTARPELAALRRAVGAQLPPEARPDRIVTVDALPLLPSGKPDRLALARRVAG from the coding sequence ATGAGCCGCCCCCTCTCCGTCATCGACACGAGCGATCCGCTCGCCTGCCTGCTCGCGCTGCGCGAGGCGCTCGGCGGCGGGCCGGCGGTGCTGTTCCGCGGCGGGGGAGCGAACCCCGTCTCGACGGCCCCGACCGAGGTCGAGCAGCGCGTCGCCCTCGTCGTCGAGACGAGCGGCTCGACCGGTGCCCCGAAGCGCGTCGCCCTCAGCGCCGACGCCGTGCTCGCGAGCGCCGCCGCCGCCGACGGAGCCCTCGGCGCACCCGGCCAGTGGCTGCTCGCGCTGCCCGTGCACTACATCGCGGGGCTCAACGTGCTCGCCCGCTCCATCGCGAGCGGCACGACCCCCGTCGTCGTGCCGCCGGGCCGCATGGACGCGGCGACCGTGCTGGCCGCGGTCGACCGCATGACCGAGCGCACGCGGTACACCGCGCTCGTGCCCGCGCAGCTGCTGCGCCTCGTGGACGAGGCGGAACGGGCATCCGCCGCGGGCGATCGCGCCCTGCAGACCGCGATCGGCGGCTTCGACCGCATCCTCGTCGGCGGGCAGTCGACGCCCGCGCCGCTCATCGACCGCGCCCTCGCGCTGGGCTGGCGCCTCACCCGCACCTACGGCTCGAGCGAGACCTGCGGCGGCGTCGTCTACGACGGGCGGCCGATCGGGCAGACGCAGATCCGCATCAGCGACGGCCGCGTCGAGCTCGGCGGACCGACCCTCGCCGGGTACTACCTCGGCGACCCGGCCCGCACCGAGCGCGCCTTCGTCGAGGCCGACGACCAGCGCTGGTACCGCACCGACGACGCCGGCGAGCTCGTCGACGGCGTGCTGCGCGTCACCGGACGCATCGACGACACGATCGTCACCGGCGGGCTCAAGGTGCGGCTCGGTGACGTCGAGCGCATCGTGCGCGAGCAGCCCGGGCTCACCGACGCCGTCGTCGTCGCCGGCCACCACCCCGAGTGGGGCGAGGTGCCCGTCGTCGTCTCGACCGCGCGGCCCGAGCTCGCGGCGCTGCGCCGCGCCGTCGGGGCCCAGCTGCCGCCCGAGGCGCGCCCCGATCGCATCGTGACGGTGGATGCCCTGCCGCTGCTCCCCTCCGGCAAGCCCGACCGGCTCGCCCTCGCCCGCCGGGTCGCCGGGTAG
- a CDS encoding DUF4229 domain-containing protein, with protein sequence MKPWIAYSLVRLGLFGAALGLLLLLPIHWLWATLIATVVSMAVSYIAFAGLRDQVALDLAARRARGSVDPDAADEDAAAEDSALDGHPAPPPASTPREP encoded by the coding sequence ATGAAGCCCTGGATCGCCTACAGCCTCGTGCGCCTCGGCCTGTTCGGGGCCGCGCTCGGGCTCCTGCTGCTGCTGCCGATCCACTGGCTCTGGGCGACCCTCATCGCCACGGTCGTCTCGATGGCCGTCTCGTACATCGCCTTCGCGGGCCTGCGCGACCAGGTGGCGCTCGACCTCGCCGCCCGTCGTGCCCGCGGCTCGGTCGACCCCGATGCGGCCGATGAGGATGCCGCTGCCGAGGATTCGGCGCTCGACGGGCATCCCGCCCCGCCGCCGGCGAGCACCCCGCGCGAGCCGTAA